A genomic window from Algoriphagus sp. Y33 includes:
- a CDS encoding CsbD family protein, which produces MSTNLKLKGNWNIMKGKLKEKYGELTDDDLAYVEGKEDQLLGRIQKRTGEAEDTIKREFFEEY; this is translated from the coding sequence ATGTCAACCAACTTAAAATTAAAAGGAAACTGGAACATCATGAAAGGTAAACTCAAAGAAAAGTATGGGGAATTGACCGACGATGATTTAGCTTATGTAGAAGGTAAAGAGGACCAGTTGTTAGGAAGAATCCAAAAGCGGACAGGTGAAGCCGAAGATACGATCAAAAGAGAATTCTTCGAGGAATATTAA